One segment of Proteus appendicitidis DNA contains the following:
- the thrB gene encoding homoserine kinase, with the protein MEIGSLSVVKVYAPASIGNVSVGFDVLGAAVSPIDGQLLGDCVTVEAASAFTLESKGRFVSKLPSDPKQNIVYQCWQLFCEKLGKELPVAMTLEKNMPIGSGLGSSACSVVAALVALNEFAQKPFGERQLLLMMGELEGRISGSVHYDNVAPCYLGGLQLILEQNGIICQSVPTFDDWYWVMAYPGIKVSTAEARAILPKQYSKADIINHGRYLSGFIHACHTQQPGLAANLMQDVIAEPYRTQLLPGFEKAREASQKKGALACGISGSGPTIFTITDSLEIAQEMAEWLKQNYVQNSEGFVHICRIDTRGARQIG; encoded by the coding sequence ATGGAAATTGGGAGTTTAAGCGTGGTTAAAGTTTATGCACCGGCATCAATAGGCAACGTGAGTGTCGGATTCGATGTCCTCGGCGCGGCAGTTTCACCTATTGATGGGCAATTACTGGGTGATTGTGTCACCGTTGAAGCGGCTTCGGCATTTACACTTGAGAGTAAAGGGCGCTTTGTTAGCAAATTACCTTCAGATCCTAAGCAAAATATTGTATATCAATGTTGGCAGCTATTTTGTGAAAAGTTAGGCAAAGAACTCCCTGTTGCAATGACACTTGAGAAAAATATGCCGATTGGTTCTGGTTTAGGATCAAGTGCTTGTTCTGTTGTAGCGGCATTGGTTGCGCTTAATGAATTTGCCCAAAAGCCTTTTGGTGAAAGACAATTGCTGTTGATGATGGGAGAGCTTGAAGGACGTATTTCAGGTAGTGTGCACTATGATAATGTTGCACCTTGTTACTTAGGTGGGTTGCAACTGATTCTGGAACAAAATGGCATTATTTGCCAGTCTGTACCAACCTTTGATGATTGGTATTGGGTTATGGCATATCCAGGCATTAAAGTTTCTACAGCAGAAGCAAGAGCGATTTTACCAAAACAATACTCTAAAGCAGACATCATTAACCACGGTCGTTATTTATCTGGTTTTATTCATGCTTGCCATACTCAGCAACCAGGATTAGCCGCTAATTTGATGCAAGATGTGATTGCTGAACCTTATCGCACCCAACTTCTTCCGGGATTTGAAAAAGCCAGAGAGGCTTCGCAGAAGAAAGGTGCATTAGCTTGTGGCATTTCTGGCTCAGGACCTACCATTTTTACGATTACTGATTCATTAGAAATCGCACAAGAGATGGCCGAATGGCTGAAACAAAACTACGTACAAAACAGTGAAGGCTTTGTACATATCTGCCGTATAGATACGCGTGGCGCAAGACAGATAGGATAA
- the creA gene encoding protein CreA, with protein sequence MLAVSILLPFSLMAKAEEIGYVDTVFKFFGANHKIVIEAFDDPEVKNVTCYLSRAKTGGISGSLGLAEDTADAAISCQQVGPIELSEKVIKGKNNGDVVFQKRTSLVFKKLQVVRFYDKQRHALVYLTYSDKVIDGSPKNAISAVPIMPWKE encoded by the coding sequence ATGCTAGCTGTCTCTATCTTACTCCCTTTTTCTTTGATGGCAAAAGCAGAAGAAATTGGCTACGTGGATACGGTATTTAAGTTTTTTGGCGCTAACCATAAAATTGTGATTGAAGCATTTGATGATCCTGAAGTTAAAAATGTCACATGTTATTTAAGCCGAGCAAAAACGGGGGGCATTTCAGGGAGTTTAGGTCTTGCTGAAGATACTGCTGATGCGGCTATTTCTTGCCAGCAAGTAGGACCTATTGAACTAAGTGAAAAGGTTATTAAAGGGAAAAATAATGGCGATGTTGTTTTCCAGAAAAGAACATCACTCGTCTTTAAAAAGCTTCAAGTTGTACGTTTTTACGATAAACAGCGCCACGCTTTAGTTTACCTGACGTACTCTGATAAAGTCATTGATGGTTCGCCAAAAAATGCGATTAGTGCAGTACCTATTATGCCGTGGAAAGAGTGA
- the arcA gene encoding two-component system response regulator ArcA codes for MQTPHILIVEDEVVTRNTLKSIFEAEGYIVHEATDGNEMHNVLSDHDINLVIMDINLPGKNGLLLARELREQVSVALMFLTGRDNEVDKILGLEIGADDYITKPFNPRELTIRARNLLSRTMNLVNGTEERRLVESYKFNGWELDINSRSLISPAGEQYKLPRSEFRAMLHFCENPGKIQTRAELLKKMTGRELKPHDRTVDVTIRRIRKHFESTPDTPEIIATIHGEGYRFCGDLDE; via the coding sequence ATGCAAACCCCGCACATTCTGATTGTTGAAGACGAAGTTGTTACTCGTAATACCCTGAAAAGCATATTCGAAGCTGAAGGGTATATCGTACACGAAGCCACTGATGGCAACGAAATGCACAATGTTCTATCTGATCATGATATTAATCTGGTCATTATGGACATTAACCTTCCTGGTAAAAATGGGCTGTTACTTGCTCGTGAATTACGTGAACAGGTAAGTGTTGCACTAATGTTCCTAACAGGTCGTGATAATGAAGTTGATAAAATCTTAGGACTAGAAATTGGTGCCGATGATTACATTACTAAACCATTTAACCCTCGTGAATTAACGATTCGTGCACGTAACTTACTGTCACGTACCATGAATTTAGTTAATGGCACAGAAGAACGCCGTTTAGTGGAAAGCTATAAATTCAATGGTTGGGAGCTGGATATTAACAGCCGCTCACTAATCAGCCCTGCTGGTGAACAATATAAATTACCACGCAGTGAATTTCGTGCGATGCTGCATTTCTGTGAGAACCCAGGAAAAATCCAAACTCGTGCAGAATTACTGAAGAAAATGACAGGCCGTGAACTGAAACCTCATGATCGTACTGTTGACGTAACTATCCGTCGTATTCGTAAGCATTTTGAGTCAACACCCGATACACCAGAAATCATTGCAACAATTCATGGTGAAGGTTATCGCTTCTGTGGTGATTTAGACGAGTGA
- the thrA gene encoding bifunctional aspartate kinase/homoserine dehydrogenase I, producing MRVLKFGGTSVANAERVLNVADIAEKKREQGQVALVLSAPAKITNYLVAMIEKTAEGEDPLTQVREAEQIFANLLQGLREKQPGFDYERLKDKVEREFAEIKHILHGISLLGQCPDSINAAMICRGEKLSIAIMESVLQARGYNVTVIDPVKNLLAQGHYLESTVDIPESTRRILELNIAKDDMILMAGFTAGNEKNELVVLGRNGSDYSAAVLAACLRAECCEIWTDVDGVYTCDPRLVPDARLLKGMSYQEAMELSYFGAKVLHPRTIAPIAQFQIPCLIKNTGNPDAPGTLIGDGQKDDSTPVKGITNLNNMAMINVSGPGMKGMVGMAARVFSVMSRAGISVVLITQSSSEYSISFCVPQKELIRAQKALSDEFYLELKDGVLDPLDIMENVAIISVVGDGMRTLKGISARFFSALTRGNINIVAIAQGSSERSISAVIANDSATNAVRLCHQMLFNTNQIVEVFIVGVGGVGNALIEQIHRQQAWLKNKHIDLRVCGIANSRAMLTNMQGIDLDNWQQELKEAKEPFSFSQLIRLEKEYHFLNPVIVDCTSNEEIAQQYANFLQNGFNVVTPNKKANTLSMDYYYQIRQAAEASRRKFLYDTNVGAGLPVIENLQNLLNAGDELVQFNGILSGSLSYIFGQLDEGKSLSEATLSAKDKGFTEPDPRDDLSGMDVARKLLILAREAGYKLELSDIDVEPVLPVSFDSSGDVTSFLNRLPQVDVEFDAKVEEAQKAGKVLRYVGIINEGKCQVKIMAVDANDPLFKVKNGENALAFYTRYYQPIPLVLRGYGAGNDVTAAGVFADVLRTLSWKLGV from the coding sequence ATGCGAGTGTTAAAATTTGGGGGAACTTCAGTTGCCAACGCAGAGCGTGTGCTGAATGTTGCTGATATCGCTGAGAAAAAAAGAGAGCAAGGACAAGTCGCTCTTGTATTATCAGCACCAGCCAAGATAACTAACTACTTGGTTGCAATGATTGAAAAAACGGCAGAAGGTGAAGATCCTCTCACTCAAGTACGAGAAGCCGAGCAAATTTTTGCCAACTTATTACAAGGTTTAAGAGAAAAACAACCTGGTTTTGACTATGAGCGCTTAAAAGATAAAGTGGAGCGTGAATTTGCAGAGATCAAACATATTCTTCATGGGATCTCTTTATTAGGTCAATGCCCTGATAGCATCAATGCAGCGATGATTTGCCGTGGTGAAAAACTGTCTATTGCCATTATGGAGTCTGTTTTACAGGCTCGTGGCTATAATGTCACCGTGATCGATCCTGTCAAAAACTTACTCGCACAAGGTCATTATTTAGAATCGACAGTTGATATTCCTGAGTCTACTCGCCGCATCTTAGAACTCAATATCGCAAAAGATGATATGATTTTAATGGCTGGTTTTACTGCGGGTAATGAAAAAAATGAACTCGTGGTATTAGGTCGCAATGGTTCCGACTACTCTGCTGCTGTATTGGCCGCTTGCTTACGTGCAGAGTGTTGTGAAATTTGGACTGATGTTGACGGTGTTTATACTTGTGATCCTCGTTTAGTTCCGGATGCACGTCTGTTAAAAGGCATGTCTTATCAAGAAGCGATGGAACTCTCTTACTTTGGTGCAAAAGTACTTCATCCTCGCACTATTGCGCCAATCGCCCAATTCCAAATTCCTTGTTTAATAAAAAACACTGGCAACCCAGATGCGCCGGGTACATTAATTGGTGATGGTCAAAAAGATGATAGTACACCAGTTAAAGGGATCACTAACCTTAATAATATGGCGATGATCAATGTGTCAGGGCCTGGTATGAAAGGTATGGTAGGGATGGCGGCTCGTGTGTTCTCTGTTATGTCGAGAGCGGGTATTTCTGTTGTTCTGATCACACAGTCTTCTTCTGAATACAGCATTAGCTTTTGTGTACCACAAAAAGAACTTATTAGAGCGCAAAAAGCCTTATCAGATGAATTTTATTTAGAATTAAAAGATGGTGTACTTGATCCATTAGATATCATGGAAAACGTTGCTATCATCTCTGTTGTAGGTGATGGTATGCGTACTTTAAAAGGGATCTCAGCGCGATTCTTCTCTGCACTAACTCGTGGCAATATTAATATCGTTGCTATTGCTCAAGGTTCTTCAGAACGCTCAATTTCAGCGGTTATTGCGAATGATTCAGCAACCAATGCGGTGCGTTTATGCCATCAGATGCTTTTCAATACCAATCAAATTGTTGAAGTCTTTATTGTTGGTGTTGGTGGTGTTGGCAACGCATTAATCGAACAAATCCATCGCCAACAAGCATGGCTGAAAAATAAGCATATCGATCTGCGTGTATGTGGTATTGCAAATTCACGCGCCATGCTTACCAATATGCAAGGTATTGATTTAGACAATTGGCAACAAGAACTTAAAGAAGCAAAAGAGCCGTTTAGCTTCAGCCAGCTTATTCGTTTAGAAAAAGAGTACCACTTCTTAAATCCAGTGATCGTTGATTGCACATCAAACGAAGAAATTGCGCAACAATACGCAAATTTCTTACAAAATGGCTTTAACGTAGTTACACCAAACAAAAAAGCGAATACGCTGTCGATGGATTATTACTACCAAATTCGACAAGCAGCGGAAGCATCGCGTCGTAAGTTCTTGTATGACACTAACGTAGGTGCGGGTTTACCGGTTATTGAAAACTTACAAAACTTGCTAAACGCAGGCGATGAGTTAGTTCAATTTAATGGTATTCTTTCTGGATCATTATCTTATATTTTTGGCCAATTAGATGAAGGTAAAAGCTTATCTGAAGCGACTCTTTCAGCAAAAGATAAAGGTTTTACAGAGCCTGATCCTCGTGATGATCTTTCTGGGATGGATGTTGCGCGTAAACTGCTTATTTTAGCGCGTGAAGCGGGTTATAAATTAGAACTCAGTGATATCGATGTAGAGCCTGTACTGCCTGTTTCATTTGATAGCTCAGGTGATGTAACAAGCTTCTTAAACCGTTTACCTCAAGTTGATGTTGAATTTGATGCTAAAGTCGAAGAAGCACAAAAAGCAGGTAAGGTATTACGTTATGTAGGCATCATCAATGAAGGAAAATGCCAAGTTAAGATAATGGCAGTTGATGCAAATGATCCTCTGTTTAAAGTGAAAAATGGTGAAAATGCTTTAGCCTTTTACACTCGCTACTATCAACCTATTCCATTGGTATTACGTGGATATGGCGCTGGTAATGATGTTACTGCTGCTGGGGTGTTTGCAGATGTATTACGTACCTTATCATGGAAATTGGGAGTTTAA
- the thrC gene encoding threonine synthase, with the protein MKLYNLKDNQEQVNFAQAVKQGLGKQQGLFFPQDLPSFSKAEIDELLALDFATRSSRILTAFIGDEIPADVLAKRISTAFAFPAPVTQVEDDVSCLELFHGPTLAFKDFGGRFMAQMLSEVAGNQPVTILTATSGDTGAAVAHAFYKLENVQVVILYPEGKISPLQEKLFCTLGENIHTVAIKDDFDACQSLVKQAFDDEFLKKTMYLNSANSINISRLLAQICYYFEAVAQIPAEKHDQLVISVPSGNFGDLTAGLLAKSMGLPVKRFIAATNANDTVPRYLDNGKWEPHRTVATLSNAMDVSQPNNWPRIEELYRRKGWDLSDLAHGSVSDETTEETVRELAKKGYISEPHAAIAYRLLRDELQTGEYGLFLGTAHPAKFKESVERILGGELPLPKELAERADKELLSHFLPADFAQLRAFLLERAPK; encoded by the coding sequence ATGAAATTATATAATTTGAAAGATAATCAAGAGCAAGTCAATTTTGCTCAAGCAGTAAAACAAGGTTTGGGTAAACAACAAGGGCTATTTTTCCCACAAGACTTACCTTCGTTTTCTAAAGCTGAAATTGATGAATTATTAGCACTTGATTTTGCAACACGTAGTAGCCGTATCTTAACGGCCTTTATTGGTGATGAAATTCCTGCTGATGTATTAGCAAAACGTATTAGCACCGCATTTGCATTTCCTGCACCAGTAACTCAAGTTGAAGACGATGTGAGTTGTTTAGAGCTTTTCCACGGCCCTACACTGGCATTTAAAGACTTTGGTGGTCGCTTTATGGCGCAAATGTTGTCAGAAGTTGCTGGCAACCAGCCTGTTACTATTTTAACAGCAACATCCGGTGATACTGGTGCGGCTGTTGCTCATGCTTTTTACAAATTAGAAAATGTACAAGTTGTTATTCTTTATCCTGAAGGCAAAATTAGCCCGTTACAGGAAAAACTGTTCTGTACATTAGGTGAAAACATTCACACTGTTGCCATTAAAGATGATTTTGATGCTTGCCAATCATTAGTGAAACAAGCTTTTGATGATGAGTTCTTAAAGAAAACAATGTATTTGAACTCAGCGAACTCTATCAATATCAGCCGATTACTTGCTCAAATTTGTTATTATTTTGAAGCGGTGGCACAAATTCCTGCTGAAAAACATGATCAGTTAGTGATTTCAGTACCAAGTGGTAACTTTGGTGATCTAACCGCGGGCTTATTGGCAAAATCCATGGGATTACCTGTTAAGCGTTTTATTGCAGCCACCAATGCAAATGACACTGTTCCTCGCTATTTAGATAATGGTAAATGGGAGCCGCACCGTACGGTTGCAACACTTTCTAATGCAATGGATGTTAGCCAACCAAATAACTGGCCACGTATTGAAGAGCTGTATCGTCGCAAAGGTTGGGATCTTTCTGATCTTGCTCATGGCTCAGTCAGTGATGAAACAACAGAAGAAACGGTGCGTGAACTTGCGAAGAAAGGCTATATTTCAGAGCCTCATGCTGCAATTGCATATCGTTTATTGCGCGATGAACTTCAAACAGGTGAATATGGTTTATTCTTAGGGACAGCTCATCCAGCGAAATTTAAAGAAAGTGTTGAACGTATTTTAGGTGGTGAACTGCCATTACCGAAAGAACTCGCAGAGCGTGCAGATAAAGAATTACTTTCGCATTTCTTACCTGCAGATTTTGCTCAACTACGTGCATTTTTGCTTGAAAGAGCGCCTAAATAG
- the robA gene encoding MDR efflux pump AcrAB transcriptional activator RobA: protein MDQTNIIRDLLAWLDSNLDKPLSLDNVATKAGYSKWHLQRMFKEVTGQAIGSYIRSRRLSRAAVALRLTSRPILDIALQYRFDSQQTFTRAFKKQFDRTPALYRRTDEWCAVGICPPITLDPQNLPKWEFVTLSEKKLIGIEQTCSHTLEQWAEACSNMRQTFWRYYMSKISAVPHQVYGLHHAQHSDEHEDEQRVLYTTAVEPDYATFIDDDAANEVSLAGGDYIRFDFEGEAKRGAMQEFLFLIYGVCLPNMGLTRRKGYDVEKYYLKNVRYSNEMVTEPQDHIERFEYYIPIKREHEGVTA from the coding sequence ATGGATCAAACCAACATCATACGTGATTTGCTCGCTTGGCTTGATAGTAACCTAGACAAGCCATTATCCCTCGATAATGTCGCAACCAAAGCGGGTTACTCCAAGTGGCATCTACAACGCATGTTTAAAGAAGTTACAGGACAAGCGATTGGTTCTTATATTCGTTCAAGGCGTCTATCCCGTGCAGCCGTTGCATTACGTTTAACGAGCCGCCCTATTTTAGACATTGCTTTGCAATATCGTTTTGATTCTCAACAGACTTTTACCCGCGCTTTTAAAAAGCAATTTGATAGAACACCCGCACTTTATCGTCGTACTGATGAATGGTGCGCGGTAGGCATTTGTCCACCAATTACCTTAGATCCGCAAAATTTACCTAAATGGGAATTTGTAACACTATCTGAGAAGAAATTAATTGGTATTGAGCAAACTTGTAGCCACACCCTTGAGCAATGGGCCGAAGCCTGCTCTAACATGCGCCAAACCTTCTGGCGCTACTACATGAGCAAGATAAGCGCTGTCCCTCATCAAGTTTATGGGCTTCACCACGCACAACATAGCGATGAACATGAAGACGAACAACGTGTGCTTTACACCACTGCTGTTGAACCAGATTATGCAACGTTTATCGATGATGATGCAGCAAATGAAGTCTCTCTTGCTGGCGGTGATTACATTCGGTTTGATTTTGAAGGTGAGGCAAAACGCGGTGCAATGCAGGAGTTTTTATTCCTAATTTATGGCGTCTGCTTACCTAATATGGGATTAACGCGCCGTAAAGGCTATGACGTTGAAAAATATTATCTTAAAAATGTGCGTTACAGTAATGAGATGGTAACGGAGCCACAAGATCATATCGAACGTTTTGAATATTACATTCCAATTAAACGCGAACACGAAGGTGTAACTGCATAA